One region of Anaeromyxobacter paludicola genomic DNA includes:
- a CDS encoding exonuclease SbcCD subunit D, which produces MAFRLLHTSDWHLGRALHGESLLEDQVHALEQLRLLLREERPHAVVISGDVYDRAVPPAEAVALLDDFLTRTRAELGIPLVLLAGNHDSGERLAFGARLLEAQGVHVRGTCRRAGEPVALSGGGVDCFLYPVPYVEPEVVRAETGDEALRGHAAATAAVLERARADAAGRGGVRVLAAHAFVDGAASSESERSLTVGGSGAVPPETFAGFDYVALGHLHAPQSAGSEWLRYSGSLLKYSFGEAAQEKGVELVELAPGEVRTRRLSLTPRRDVVQLRGTLAELLGDPAHERHRTDLVQATLTDPGYVVDAVGKLRQRFSHVLEVQREGLTPAAVEGSFAARLAAAGGDHLRLFEGFFAEMAGAPPGEEERRLFQEACDEVLKAGRGA; this is translated from the coding sequence ATGGCCTTCCGGCTCCTCCACACCTCCGACTGGCACCTGGGCCGTGCCCTCCATGGCGAGTCGCTGCTCGAGGACCAGGTTCACGCGCTCGAGCAGCTCCGGCTCCTGCTCCGGGAGGAGCGGCCGCACGCGGTGGTGATCTCGGGGGACGTCTACGACCGGGCGGTGCCGCCGGCCGAGGCGGTGGCGCTCCTCGACGACTTCCTCACCCGGACCCGCGCCGAGCTCGGCATCCCGCTCGTGCTCCTCGCCGGCAACCACGACTCGGGCGAGCGGCTGGCCTTCGGCGCCCGGCTGCTCGAGGCGCAGGGCGTCCACGTGCGGGGGACCTGCCGTCGCGCCGGGGAGCCGGTGGCGCTGTCGGGCGGCGGGGTGGACTGCTTCCTCTACCCCGTGCCCTACGTGGAGCCGGAGGTGGTCCGGGCCGAGACCGGCGACGAGGCGCTGCGGGGGCACGCCGCCGCCACCGCGGCGGTGCTCGAGCGCGCCCGGGCCGACGCCGCGGGCCGGGGCGGCGTCCGGGTCCTCGCCGCCCACGCCTTCGTGGACGGCGCGGCCTCGTCCGAGAGCGAGCGGTCCCTCACGGTCGGCGGCAGCGGCGCCGTCCCGCCCGAGACCTTCGCCGGCTTCGACTACGTCGCGCTCGGCCACCTGCACGCGCCGCAGAGCGCCGGGAGCGAATGGCTCCGCTACAGCGGGTCGCTCCTCAAGTACTCCTTCGGCGAGGCCGCGCAGGAGAAGGGGGTGGAGCTGGTCGAGCTCGCGCCCGGGGAGGTGCGCACCCGCCGCCTCTCGCTGACGCCGCGGCGCGACGTGGTCCAGCTTCGGGGGACCCTGGCCGAGCTCCTCGGCGACCCGGCTCACGAGCGGCACCGGACCGATCTCGTGCAGGCGACGCTCACCGACCCGGGCTACGTCGTCGACGCGGTCGGGAAGCTCCGGCAGCGGTTCTCCCACGTGCTGGAGGTGCAGCGGGAGGGGCTCACCCCCGCGGCGGTGGAGGGCTCCTTCGCCGCGCGCCTCGCGGCGGCGGGGGGCGACCACCTGCGGCTCTTCGAGGGGTTCTTCGCCGAGATGGCCGGGGCGCCCCCCGGGGAGGAGGAGCGGCGGCTCTTCCAGGAGGCCTGCGACGAGGTCCTCAAGGCCGGGAGGGGCGCGTGA
- the egtD gene encoding L-histidine N(alpha)-methyltransferase: MIANDLATPLVGTATGFAADLVEGLSRPAKELPAKYFYDERGSRLFDLICELPEYYPTRTELDIMETWGGEMAALLGPRCVVVEYGSGSSLKTRVLLRELDRPAGYVPVDISREPLLAAAAALRERFPAIPIRPVCGDFTAHLALPLEGLQPARRAVYFPGSTIGNFHPPEAVGLLRHIASQAGPGGALLIGVDLRKDPAVLEAAYNDRLGVTAAFNLNLLARANRELGADFDLDRFRHRAFFDRVRSRIEMHLVSVGRQEVHALGRAFRFEDGESIHTESSYKYGPGEFVALAARAGFRQGGLWVDDERLFSVHFLAL, from the coding sequence ATGATCGCGAACGACCTCGCCACCCCGCTCGTCGGTACCGCGACCGGCTTCGCCGCCGACCTCGTGGAGGGGCTGTCGCGCCCGGCGAAGGAGCTCCCGGCCAAGTACTTCTACGACGAGCGCGGCTCGCGGCTCTTCGACCTCATCTGCGAGCTGCCGGAGTACTACCCGACCCGGACCGAGCTCGACATCATGGAGACCTGGGGCGGCGAGATGGCCGCGCTGCTCGGGCCGCGCTGCGTCGTCGTCGAGTACGGCTCCGGCTCGTCGCTCAAGACCCGCGTGCTCCTGCGCGAGCTCGACCGGCCGGCCGGCTACGTGCCGGTGGACATCTCGCGCGAGCCGCTCCTCGCGGCGGCGGCGGCGCTGCGGGAGCGCTTCCCGGCGATCCCGATCCGGCCGGTCTGCGGCGACTTCACCGCCCACCTCGCGCTCCCGCTCGAGGGGCTGCAGCCGGCGCGCCGGGCCGTGTACTTTCCCGGGTCGACCATCGGGAACTTCCACCCGCCGGAGGCGGTCGGGCTCCTGCGCCACATCGCCTCGCAGGCCGGACCGGGCGGCGCGCTCCTCATCGGCGTGGATCTGCGCAAGGATCCGGCGGTGCTGGAGGCGGCCTACAACGACCGGCTGGGCGTCACCGCCGCCTTCAACCTGAACCTCCTCGCGCGGGCCAACCGGGAGCTCGGCGCCGACTTCGACCTCGACCGCTTCCGCCACCGGGCCTTCTTCGACCGGGTGCGCAGCCGGATCGAGATGCACCTCGTGAGCGTGGGGCGCCAGGAGGTGCACGCGCTCGGCCGCGCCTTCCGCTTCGAGGACGGCGAGAGCATCCACACCGAGAGCTCCTACAAGTACGGCCCCGGCGAGTTCGTGGCGCTGGCGGCGCGCGCCGGGTTCCGCCAGGGCGGCCTCTGGGTGGACGACGAGCGGCTCTTCAGCGTCCACTTCCTCGCGCTGTAG
- the egtB gene encoding ergothioneine biosynthesis protein EgtB translates to MLGAVRHLTFPEVDSTAAQIGAGKRRGEPDRARAATLRERFDAVRRATLALAAPLSPEDQQVQSMPDASPVKWHLAHTTWFFEEFVLSRALPRRPRFHPRFAYLFNSYYEAVGPRHERPRRGLLTRPSLAEVHAYRAHVDAGVGEWLDAGRCGGGELDVLELGLHHEQQHQELVLTDVKHALFQNPLRPAWRADLPGPSGAAAGPLRFEALPGGLVEVGDGGAGFAFDNERPRHRAFLEPFALAARPVSNGEVAEFVAEGGYRRPELWLSDGFAAVKARGWEAPLYWEPDGGGFAEFTLAGTRPLDLDAPAAHLSFFEADAVARFLGARLPTEEEWEAAASGAEVAGNLAEAGRYHPCAAASADGPGQLFGDVWEWTRSAYAPYPGFAPAPGALGEYNGKFMVSQLVLRGGSAFTPASHLRPTYRNFFYPDARWQLAGLRVAKDLR, encoded by the coding sequence TTGCTCGGGGCGGTCCGGCACCTCACGTTCCCGGAGGTGGACTCGACCGCGGCCCAGATCGGTGCGGGGAAGCGTCGCGGCGAGCCCGACCGGGCCAGGGCCGCGACGCTGCGCGAGCGCTTCGACGCGGTGCGCCGGGCCACCCTCGCGCTCGCGGCGCCGCTCAGCCCCGAGGACCAGCAGGTGCAGTCGATGCCGGACGCGAGCCCGGTGAAGTGGCACCTCGCGCACACGACCTGGTTCTTCGAGGAGTTCGTCCTCTCGCGCGCCCTGCCGCGGCGCCCCCGCTTCCACCCGCGCTTCGCCTACCTGTTCAACTCCTACTACGAGGCGGTGGGCCCGAGGCACGAGCGGCCGCGGCGCGGGCTCCTCACGCGGCCGTCGCTCGCCGAGGTCCACGCCTACCGGGCGCACGTGGACGCCGGGGTGGGGGAGTGGCTCGACGCCGGGCGCTGCGGCGGCGGGGAGCTCGACGTGCTCGAGCTCGGGCTGCACCACGAGCAGCAGCACCAGGAGCTCGTCCTCACCGACGTGAAGCACGCGCTCTTCCAGAACCCGCTCCGGCCCGCCTGGCGCGCCGACCTGCCCGGTCCGTCCGGCGCCGCCGCCGGGCCGCTCCGCTTCGAGGCGCTGCCGGGCGGCCTCGTGGAGGTGGGCGATGGCGGCGCGGGCTTCGCCTTCGACAACGAGCGGCCCCGGCACCGGGCGTTCCTCGAGCCCTTCGCGCTCGCGGCGCGCCCGGTCTCCAACGGCGAGGTGGCGGAGTTCGTGGCGGAGGGCGGCTACCGGCGACCGGAGCTCTGGCTCTCCGACGGCTTCGCCGCGGTGAAGGCGCGCGGCTGGGAGGCGCCGCTCTACTGGGAGCCCGACGGCGGAGGGTTCGCGGAGTTCACGCTCGCGGGGACGCGGCCGCTCGACCTCGACGCGCCGGCGGCGCACCTCTCCTTCTTCGAGGCCGACGCGGTGGCCCGCTTCCTCGGGGCGCGGCTCCCGACCGAGGAGGAGTGGGAGGCCGCGGCCTCGGGGGCCGAGGTGGCGGGCAACCTCGCCGAGGCGGGCCGCTACCACCCGTGCGCGGCGGCCTCGGCGGACGGGCCGGGTCAGCTCTTCGGCGACGTCTGGGAGTGGACCCGCAGCGCCTACGCGCCGTACCCCGGCTTCGCCCCGGCCCCCGGCGCCCTCGGCGAGTACAACGGCAAGTTCATGGTGAGCCAGCTCGTCCTGCGCGGCGGCTCCGCCTTCACCCCCGCGTCCCACCTGCGCCCCACCTACCGCAACTTCTTCTACCCCGACGCCCGCTGGCAGCTCGCCGGCCTGCGGGTCGCGAAGGATCTCCGATGA
- a CDS encoding DUF2867 domain-containing protein — MDARRPILVTGATGYVGGRLAPRLVELGERVRVLAREPGRLAGRPWLGKVEVVAGDVLRPETLGAALRDARAACYLVHSMAGSRGFHERDLRAAATFAAAAREAGVERIVYLGGLGAGPELSPHLRSRQETGDALRAAGVPVVELRAGIVVGSGSVSFEMIRYLTERLPVMICPRWVYRRIQPIAIRDVLAYLAAALALPAGEGLTVEIGGADVLTYRDLMLGYARLRGLKRLLVPVPALTPGLSARWVHLVTPVPARLARPLVEGLRADVVVRDDSARRLFPEIRPMGYEPALRLALEKLDRGETETSWTDPLVSSQGDVPPVQLTTERGLVVERRQLKVAAPRETVFRAFTGLGGARGWLYADWAWKLRGAADRLLGGVGFRRGRRHPDELRPGDALDFWRVEAVEPDRLLRLRAEMKVPGRAWLQFEANPIAGGEVLLTQTAFFAPRGLGGLLYWYLLYPIHGLIFSNLVRRVAERARALAAAEGR; from the coding sequence ATGGACGCGAGGCGCCCCATCCTGGTGACCGGCGCGACCGGCTACGTCGGCGGCCGGCTGGCGCCGCGGCTCGTGGAGCTGGGCGAGCGGGTGCGCGTGCTGGCGCGGGAGCCGGGGCGGCTCGCCGGCCGCCCCTGGCTCGGCAAGGTGGAGGTGGTCGCGGGGGACGTGCTCCGGCCGGAGACCCTGGGCGCGGCCCTGCGCGACGCGCGCGCCGCCTGCTACCTCGTGCACAGCATGGCGGGGAGCCGGGGGTTCCACGAGCGCGACCTCCGCGCGGCGGCCACCTTCGCCGCCGCGGCGCGCGAGGCCGGCGTGGAGCGGATCGTCTACCTGGGCGGGCTCGGCGCCGGGCCGGAGCTCTCGCCGCACCTCCGCTCGCGGCAGGAGACGGGCGACGCGCTGCGGGCCGCCGGCGTGCCGGTCGTCGAGCTCCGGGCCGGCATCGTGGTCGGCTCGGGCTCCGTCTCGTTCGAGATGATCCGCTACCTCACCGAGCGGCTCCCGGTGATGATCTGCCCGCGCTGGGTCTACCGCCGGATCCAGCCCATCGCCATCCGCGACGTGCTCGCCTACCTCGCCGCGGCCCTCGCCCTCCCCGCCGGCGAGGGGCTCACCGTCGAGATCGGCGGCGCCGACGTCCTCACCTACCGGGACCTCATGCTCGGCTACGCCCGGCTGCGCGGGCTCAAGCGGCTCCTGGTCCCGGTCCCGGCGCTCACGCCCGGGCTCTCGGCCCGGTGGGTCCACCTCGTGACGCCCGTGCCCGCGCGGCTGGCGCGCCCGCTCGTGGAGGGGCTGCGCGCCGACGTCGTCGTCCGCGACGACTCGGCCCGGCGGCTCTTCCCGGAGATCCGGCCGATGGGCTACGAGCCGGCCCTGCGGCTCGCGCTCGAGAAGCTCGACCGGGGCGAGACCGAGACCAGCTGGACCGACCCGCTCGTCTCCTCCCAGGGCGACGTCCCGCCGGTGCAGCTCACCACCGAGCGCGGCCTGGTGGTGGAGCGGCGACAGCTCAAGGTGGCCGCGCCCCGGGAGACGGTGTTCCGCGCCTTCACCGGCCTGGGCGGCGCGCGCGGCTGGCTGTACGCCGACTGGGCCTGGAAGCTGCGCGGCGCGGCGGACCGGCTCCTCGGCGGCGTCGGCTTCCGCCGGGGTCGGCGCCACCCCGACGAGCTCCGGCCGGGCGACGCGCTCGACTTCTGGCGCGTCGAGGCGGTCGAGCCGGACCGGCTCCTGCGACTGCGCGCGGAGATGAAGGTGCCGGGGCGGGCCTGGCTCCAGTTCGAGGCGAACCCGATCGCCGGCGGCGAGGTGCTCCTCACCCAGACCGCCTTCTTCGCGCCGCGGGGGCTCGGCGGCCTCCTCTACTGGTACCTGCTCTACCCCATCCACGGGCTCATCTTCTCGAACCTGGTCCGGCGCGTCGCGGAGCGGGCGCGCGCGCTCGCCGCGGCGGAGGGCCGGTGA